AGAGGATTATATTAAACTCTTTACTTTCCTAGCAGTTCGCTACAACGTTAATATTATTGGTGGGTCTCATTTTGTTGAGGAGAACAATAATATTTATAATGTATCTTATTTATTCCGGAGAGATGGAACGATAGAAAAACAATATAAGATTCACATTACTCCAAATGAGCAAATTTTCTGGGGGATTACACCAGGTGATGAAGTAAGAGTATTTGATACGGACTGTGGGAAAATTGCAATACAAATTTGTTACGATATTGAATTTCCTGAACTAGGACGCTTGGCAATGGAAAAAGGAGCAAAAATAATTTTCACACCATTTTGTACAGACGACCGCCAAGGCTATATGCGAGTGAGATATTGTTCACAAGCACGAGCAATTGAAAATCAAGTATATACAGTCATTTCCGGTACTGTTGGAAACTTAACTCATGTTGCAAATATGGACATTCAGTATGCTCAATCAGGTATTTTTACTCCTTCTGACTTCCCGTTCCCGAAAGATGGAATTGTAGGGGAGTGTAATCCAAATATAGAAACGATTGTTGTTGGTGATGTCGATCTAGAAATTTTAAGGCGCGCAAGACAATCTGGCACTGTTAAAAATGTGATTGATCGCCGAACAGATCTATACGAAATTAAGTATAAAAAGAAATAGCAAAAAGCATTCCTACACGGAATGCTTTTTTTACTGTTGAAAGACAACATTATTTAATACAATAGAAGTAATATAAAAAGTTCTTGTTAAAGATTAGCGATGATAGCTATAAAGGGGGAGTTAGCTTTGTCTAAATACGTGTTAACGATCGATCAAGGAACGACAAGCTCGAGAGCAATTCTTTTTAACAAACAAGGAGAAGTTATCGAAGTGTCACAGCGTGAATTCACGCAACATTTTCCTAAGCCAGGATGGGTAGAACATGATGCCGAGGAAATTTGGGAATCAGTAAAAGTTGTTATCGAAGATGTATTAAAGAAAGCAAATATTACAGGTAAAGATGTGGCTAGCATCGGTATTACAAACCAAAGAGAGACAACAGTTGTATGGGATAAGCAAACTGGTAAACCAATTTACAATGCAATTGTCTGGCAATCACGACAATCAACAGAAATTTGCGATGAGTTAAAACGAAATGGATATGAAGACTTAATAAAGGAAAAGACTGGTCTTGTCATTGATGCATATTTTTCAGGAACAAAAGTAAATTGGATTTTAAATCATGTGGAAGGCGCTCGTAAGGAAGCTAATCAAGGACAATTATTATTTGGGACAATCGATACTTGGTTAATTTGGAAACTGACAGGTGGCAAGGTTCATAAAACAGACTACTCTAATGCTTCAAGAACGATGTTATATAACATAAATCAATTATGCTGGGATGAAGAGCTTCTTGAGATAATGGATATACCAAAGAAAATGTTACCGGAGGTTTTTGATTCATCACACGTTTATGGCTCAACGGCAAGAGAACTATTTGGTGAAGAAATTATCATTTCAGGTGTAGCAGGTGATCAACAAGCAGCTTTATTTGGTCAGGCGTGCTTTGAAAAAGGTATGGCTAAGAATACGTATGGCACAGGATGCTTTATGTTAATGAACACTGGAGAAAAAGCAGTGCCATCAAAGCATGGGTTACTTACGACAATTGCTTGGGGCTTGAATGGGAAAGTTGTGTATGCCCTTGAAGGTAGTATTTTTGTAGCAGGATCTGCAGTTCAATGGCTACGCGATGGGATTAAAATTATTTCAACGGCAGCGGATAGTGAAAAGTTAGCAACGAAAGTAGATGAAACAGATGGTGTATACGTTGTCCCTGCATTTGTCGGACTTGGTGCACCGTATTGGAACAGTAAAGTAAGGGGCGCGATATTCGGACTTACGAGAGGAACGACAGATGCTCATCTAGCTAGGGCAACATTAGAGTCACTAGCTTATCAAACAAAAGATGTTTTTTCAGCAATGGAAGATGATGCGAGTATTACATTAAAAACGCTTAGAGTTGATGGTGGAGCAGTAAGTAATAACTTTCTCATGCAATTTCAAGCAGATATGTTAGGTCTGCCTGTCGAAAGACCAAGCGTACATGAAACAACAGCATTAGGAGCAGCGTATTTAGCTGGGCTTGCAGTTGGATATTGGGAAAGTGTTGAAGAGATTAAAGAAAATTGGAAAGATGATCAAACATTTAACGCGAAAATGTCAGCTGAATACCGCGCTGAAAAATATGTTGGCTGGAAAAAAGCAGTTCAGGCTGCAATGAGTTTTAATGAGTAAATCAATATCTTCTATACGTAAACCATAAAGATGTTACATACATATGTAATACCTTTATGGTTTTTTATATGGAAGGGGTGTTTAACTGTGCAGTCGTTTTCTTGTCTAATGCGTGAGAAAAATTTTGAACAAATGGAAAAAGAAAGTCTTGACCTACTTATTATTGGTGGAGGAATCACCGGGGCTGGAATAGCTTTAGATGCAACTTCACGGGGTTTAAAAGTAGGATTAATTGAAATGAATGATTTTGCTTTTGGTACATCGAGTCGTTCGACAAAATTAATTCATGGTGGGTTGCGTTACTTAAAGCAACTAGATATAAAGTTAGTTTCAGAGGTTGGCAAAGAGAGGGCAATTGTCTATAAAAATGCGCCACATTTAACTAGTCCAGAATGGATGTTACTGCCTATCGTTAAAGGTGGTACGTATGGGAAGTGGATGACTTCACTTGGGTTGAAGATTTATGATTGGCTGGCAAGAGTAAAAAAAGAAGAGCGACGAAAGATGCTTTCAAAAGAAAAGACGATTCAAAACGAACCTTTATTACGAGAAGACATTTTACTAGGCAGTGGATTATATGTGGAGTATGTGACAAATGATGCGCGTCTAACTATTGAAGTGTTAAAAGAAGCGGTTTGTCGAGGTGCACATGCAGTAAATTATGTTAAAGCAGAAAATTTACTGTATCAAGATGGTCGCGTTGTTGGAGTTGAAGCAACGGATCAAATAAGTAATATAAAACGAACCTTATACGCAAAAAAAGTTGTTAATGCATGTGGTCCATGGGTGGATACGATTCGTGAAAAAGATCGCTCAAAAACAGGAAAGCATTTAATGATTACAAAGGGAATTCATATTGTTGTCTCACGGGAAAAGTTTCCGTTAAAACAAGCAGTGTACTTTGATAATGAAGATGGAAGAATGTTATTTGCAATTCCGAAAAACGGAAAAACATACATCGGTACGACAGATACAGAGTATGATGGCGATTTAGCGAGGCCAATTGCGACTGAGGAGGATTGTATTTATTTACTGAATGGGATAGCAAGTATGTTTCCATCTATTTGCTTATCATTAAAGGATATTGAATCAAGTTGGGCGGGGTTAAGGCCCCTCATCCATGAACATGGAAAGGCACCTTCAGAAATATCACGTAAAGATGAGATTTTTGAATCGCCTTCAGGTCTTATTTCTATTGCAGGTGGAAAACTTACAGGGTATCGGAAAATGGCTGAAAGAGTAGTAGATTTAGTATGCATGCAATTAAATAAATACACACCGTGTAAGACGGAAAATATTAAGTTATCTGGCGGAAATATGAGTACTGTTGAGAATTTAATAGAGGAAATACGGGAAACTGGTCATTCAATCGGATTAAGTGATAGTGAGATCCATCTATTAACTAGAAGATATGGAAGTAATATTGAAAAGGTGTTCGCGAAAGTGAACGAAGTGAGGGAGTATGTAAAAGGGGAATCGTCTGTTTCATTGTCATTGTTGCTATCTTTATTTTATAGCTTGGAAGAAGAAATGACAGTAACACCTACAGATTTTTTTATTAGGCGAACGAGTGACTTGTATTTTAATAGAAAAGAAGTCGAAGAACAAATGATGGAAGTTGCTACAATTATGGCTTATTACGGGAAATGGAGTGATGAACGTTTATCTTATGAGCTTACTGAACTAAATCAGCAACTAGAAATTGTAAAATTCATGGAAGGGAGTACGAACTTAGTGTAAAATAATGAGAGATAGTAATACGTTTTGTCTAACTTTAGGAGGATCACATGAACTGGAAAGTAGAATATGAGCGTTGGATGTCTGACGCGAATTTAGATGCACAATTAAAACAACAATTAGTAGAAATGAAAGATGACGAAAAGACACTAGAAGATTGCTTTTATCAACATTTAACATTCGGTACTGGTGGGATACGGGGAGTTATTGGACCTGGTACTAATCGCATGAATGTTTATACAATTAGAAAAGCATCAGAAGGTTTAGCACGATATATTGAAGAACAAGGTGAAGAAGCAAAAGCCCGTGGAGTTGTAATTGCATATGATTCTCGTCATAAGTCACCGGAGTTTGCGATGGAAGCTGCATTAACATTAGGGAACCACGGGATTAAGACATATGTCTTTGACGAGCTTCGTCCAACTCCTGAACTTTCGTTTGCCGTACGTTACTTGCATGCCTATGCGGGGATTGTTGTTACGGCAAGTCATAATCCCCCTGAATACAACGGATACAAAGTTTACGGTCCAGACGGCGGTCAAATTCCGCCTGCAGCTGCAAATGAAATAATAAACAAAGTAAATGAAGTCGGTAATGAACTTGAAGTTGAAATTGCCAATGAGCAAGAACTTAAAGACAAAGAATTATTAACGATTATCGGTGAACATATTGATCGTTCATACAACGAAAACTTGAAGAAATTAGTATTAAATCCACATATTATTGAGGAAATGGCTGAAGATGTTAATATCGTTTTCACTCCGTTACATGGAACAGCTAATAAACCAGTACGTAGAGGATTAGAAGCAATTGGATTTAAAAATGTAACAGTAGTTACTGAACAAGAAATACCAGATTCAAATTTCTCAACTGTAAAAGCACCAAATCCTGAAGAGCATGCAGCATTTGAATATGCAATTCAATACGGAAAAAAAGGTAATGCAGACATTTTAATTGGGACTGATCCGGATGCAGACCGTCTTGGTATCGCTGTTAAAAATGACGCTGGAGAATACGTTGTTTTAACTGGTAACCAAACAGGTGCACTAATGCTTCACTACCTTCTTTCGCAAAAGAAAGAAAAAGGAATTTTACCAACTAACGGTATCGTGTTAAAAACGATTGTCACATCAGAAATCGGCCGTGCAATTGCTGCTGACTTTGGTTTACATACAATCGATACGTTAACTGGTTTCAAATTTATTGGTGAAAAAATTAAAGAGTATGAAGAAACAAAAGAATATACATTCCAGTTTGGATATGAAGAAAGCTACGGCTATTTAATCGGTGACTTTGCACGTGACAAAGATGCTGTGCAAGCAAGTCTTTTAGCAGCTGAAATGTGTGCGTTTTATAAAGCACAAGGTAAGACTTTATACGATCAGTTAATGGACATCTTTAAGCAATATGGCTACTACCGTGAAGGGCTAGAATCTTTAACGTTAAAAGGAAAAGAAGGAGCGGAAAAAATAGCAGATTTATTAGCTCATTTTCGCGAAAATCCACCTACTGAAATTGCTAATCATACAGTTGTCACTCGCGAAGATTATGAAGCGCAAAAACGTGTCAACGTGCAAGAGGTAAGCGAGGAAAGTATTAACCTTCCGAAATCAAATGTCTTGAAGTACTTTTTAGCGGATGGTTCTTGGGTTTGTCTTCGTCCTTCTGGAACGGAACCGAAAGTTAAGTTCTACTTTGGAATAAAAGGTACTTCCTTAGAGGATAGTGAAAACAAGCTAACTACAATTTCTGCTGATTTAATGAAAAAAGTAAATAAGTTTCTTGATGAGAATTAATTAGTACTGCGCCAGTGAGAACTGGCGTTTTTCTTTTCCCTAATGTATATTGCCTTCATTATGACAAACAATAAATGGTAGCATAAATAATGGAGGTAGTTATGGAAGCGTATTTAGAAACAGCTGGCAAGGCATTTATTTTGTTCACTGTAGGGATTCTTTTTTTACGTGTAGCTGGCCGGAAATCAATTAGCCAAATGACATTAGCTCAAA
This genomic interval from Lottiidibacillus patelloidae contains the following:
- the glpK gene encoding glycerol kinase GlpK — its product is MSKYVLTIDQGTTSSRAILFNKQGEVIEVSQREFTQHFPKPGWVEHDAEEIWESVKVVIEDVLKKANITGKDVASIGITNQRETTVVWDKQTGKPIYNAIVWQSRQSTEICDELKRNGYEDLIKEKTGLVIDAYFSGTKVNWILNHVEGARKEANQGQLLFGTIDTWLIWKLTGGKVHKTDYSNASRTMLYNINQLCWDEELLEIMDIPKKMLPEVFDSSHVYGSTARELFGEEIIISGVAGDQQAALFGQACFEKGMAKNTYGTGCFMLMNTGEKAVPSKHGLLTTIAWGLNGKVVYALEGSIFVAGSAVQWLRDGIKIISTAADSEKLATKVDETDGVYVVPAFVGLGAPYWNSKVRGAIFGLTRGTTDAHLARATLESLAYQTKDVFSAMEDDASITLKTLRVDGGAVSNNFLMQFQADMLGLPVERPSVHETTALGAAYLAGLAVGYWESVEEIKENWKDDQTFNAKMSAEYRAEKYVGWKKAVQAAMSFNE
- a CDS encoding glycerol-3-phosphate dehydrogenase/oxidase; its protein translation is MREKNFEQMEKESLDLLIIGGGITGAGIALDATSRGLKVGLIEMNDFAFGTSSRSTKLIHGGLRYLKQLDIKLVSEVGKERAIVYKNAPHLTSPEWMLLPIVKGGTYGKWMTSLGLKIYDWLARVKKEERRKMLSKEKTIQNEPLLREDILLGSGLYVEYVTNDARLTIEVLKEAVCRGAHAVNYVKAENLLYQDGRVVGVEATDQISNIKRTLYAKKVVNACGPWVDTIREKDRSKTGKHLMITKGIHIVVSREKFPLKQAVYFDNEDGRMLFAIPKNGKTYIGTTDTEYDGDLARPIATEEDCIYLLNGIASMFPSICLSLKDIESSWAGLRPLIHEHGKAPSEISRKDEIFESPSGLISIAGGKLTGYRKMAERVVDLVCMQLNKYTPCKTENIKLSGGNMSTVENLIEEIRETGHSIGLSDSEIHLLTRRYGSNIEKVFAKVNEVREYVKGESSVSLSLLLSLFYSLEEEMTVTPTDFFIRRTSDLYFNRKEVEEQMMEVATIMAYYGKWSDERLSYELTELNQQLEIVKFMEGSTNLV
- a CDS encoding phospho-sugar mutase; the encoded protein is MNWKVEYERWMSDANLDAQLKQQLVEMKDDEKTLEDCFYQHLTFGTGGIRGVIGPGTNRMNVYTIRKASEGLARYIEEQGEEAKARGVVIAYDSRHKSPEFAMEAALTLGNHGIKTYVFDELRPTPELSFAVRYLHAYAGIVVTASHNPPEYNGYKVYGPDGGQIPPAAANEIINKVNEVGNELEVEIANEQELKDKELLTIIGEHIDRSYNENLKKLVLNPHIIEEMAEDVNIVFTPLHGTANKPVRRGLEAIGFKNVTVVTEQEIPDSNFSTVKAPNPEEHAAFEYAIQYGKKGNADILIGTDPDADRLGIAVKNDAGEYVVLTGNQTGALMLHYLLSQKKEKGILPTNGIVLKTIVTSEIGRAIAADFGLHTIDTLTGFKFIGEKIKEYEETKEYTFQFGYEESYGYLIGDFARDKDAVQASLLAAEMCAFYKAQGKTLYDQLMDIFKQYGYYREGLESLTLKGKEGAEKIADLLAHFRENPPTEIANHTVVTREDYEAQKRVNVQEVSEESINLPKSNVLKYFLADGSWVCLRPSGTEPKVKFYFGIKGTSLEDSENKLTTISADLMKKVNKFLDEN